The following coding sequences lie in one Nitrospirota bacterium genomic window:
- a CDS encoding B12-binding domain-containing radical SAM protein, which translates to MNKNLVVLAYANASPFPYHAWTPLAILSLGAYLEKQGIEVEYFDERIHKIERFKELVARKPLLLGLSTMTCFQIKNTLRLSKLARKIAPEVPLVWGGTHPSMMAEQTLESELVDFVVKGEGEQTLLELVRALQGGNKDFSGIDGLGWKGNGKNTLNNDREFLDIETLPFPYDGKGKDILLEYLRRSSDTLENIGYESSRGCPHKCGFCYNVYFHKNVCRVKSVDKVRNELLKLKALGVNKLTFYDDTFLAGKKDMMLNILDLLRENNFKWIANVRINTFSPELLKKFEDSGCVYLFFGVESPDDDVLKYIRKGQNRRMIDEGIATVSKGNIKTLYSLIIGLPNQTDEMLKRTLDFADEIRRLHPGAEVPIQPYVPLPGTALYEEALKAGFKPPTHLEGWKNFTNDEVRNPWIKDPALLHAIYINTFLAFRYDRFLRNFWSRLVFGPLHSLSLWRWKNRNYKFFFELYLYLTYKRLGRFFIFIEKMIK; encoded by the coding sequence ATGAATAAAAATTTAGTCGTCTTGGCTTACGCAAATGCAAGTCCGTTCCCCTATCACGCGTGGACGCCTCTTGCGATCCTTTCCCTCGGTGCTTACCTTGAAAAGCAAGGTATAGAAGTTGAATACTTTGACGAAAGGATCCACAAAATAGAAAGGTTTAAAGAACTCGTTGCAAGAAAACCCCTCCTGCTCGGGCTTTCCACCATGACCTGTTTTCAGATCAAGAATACCCTGCGGCTTTCAAAGCTCGCGCGAAAGATCGCCCCTGAGGTCCCCCTTGTCTGGGGAGGGACGCATCCCTCCATGATGGCGGAGCAGACACTTGAATCCGAACTTGTAGATTTTGTTGTAAAGGGAGAAGGCGAGCAGACCCTGCTTGAATTAGTGCGCGCATTGCAGGGAGGGAATAAGGATTTCAGCGGCATTGACGGCCTCGGCTGGAAGGGCAACGGGAAGAACACTTTGAACAATGACAGAGAGTTTCTCGATATAGAAACCTTACCGTTTCCCTATGACGGCAAAGGCAAGGACATACTGCTGGAATACCTCAGAAGGTCTTCCGATACACTGGAGAATATCGGCTATGAATCGTCAAGGGGATGCCCGCATAAATGCGGGTTCTGCTATAACGTTTATTTTCATAAAAACGTTTGCCGTGTAAAAAGCGTTGATAAGGTCAGGAACGAACTCCTGAAACTGAAGGCCCTCGGCGTCAACAAATTAACTTTCTATGACGATACATTTCTTGCAGGCAAAAAGGACATGATGCTGAACATCCTCGACTTGCTGAGAGAAAACAATTTTAAATGGATAGCCAATGTAAGGATAAATACTTTCAGCCCTGAGCTGTTGAAAAAGTTTGAAGACAGCGGGTGCGTTTATCTGTTCTTTGGAGTTGAGTCTCCGGATGACGACGTTCTGAAATACATCAGAAAAGGGCAGAACAGGAGAATGATCGACGAGGGGATTGCCACAGTGTCAAAGGGAAATATCAAGACCCTCTACTCTCTGATAATCGGTCTTCCCAACCAGACGGATGAGATGCTTAAAAGGACGCTTGATTTTGCGGATGAGATACGCAGGCTGCATCCCGGCGCGGAGGTGCCCATACAGCCGTATGTCCCGCTTCCCGGTACGGCATTATATGAGGAGGCATTGAAGGCGGGTTTCAAACCGCCGACGCACCTTGAGGGATGGAAGAACTTCACCAATGATGAGGTACGGAATCCCTGGATAAAAGATCCGGCGCTTCTGCACGCGATCTACATCAATACTTTTCTCGCGTTCCGTTATGACAGGTTCCTCAGAAACTTCTGGAGCCGTCTGGTGTTCGGACCGTTGCATTCATTGTCCCTCTGGAGATGGAAGAACAGGAACTACAAGTTTTTCTTTGAACTCTATCTCTACCTCACATACAAACGCCTCGGTAGGTTCTTTATCTTTATTGAGAAGATGATAAAGTAG